GTGAGCTGCGAGGTCGATCTGGAGATCGGCGTCGGCGAGGTGCTGTCGGCGGTCATCACCCACGGCAGCGCCGAGAAGCTCGGCTTCGCCGAAGGCAGCCACGCCTGCGCCATCTTCAAGGCATCGAGCGTAATCATCGGCGTGGATTGAGCAATCGGGCTGCGCGCTCCCAATCCTTCTCCTCTATGCCCTACAAGTCCTATAGGATTTATAGGGCATATTTTTTATTACCTTGAAGAAAACGCCATCTCAACCAGCTTTTACCACCATGAGCGTTTCAGGAAAAAAGGTGTGCTTCATGACCGGAGCTTCTGGCAAGCTCGGAAGTGAAATCGCACTCGCTATCGCCGGGCAGGGCTATTCAATCTTTTTCACCTGGCAGCACTCGGAGAAGAAGGCAAAGGAAACGCTTGAAAAAATCCGCTGGGTCAGCCCAGAATCGCAGATGGTGCGGTGCGACGTTTCGAACATCGCCGAGATCGAAAAGGCATTCGCGATCTTCAGCGAGCACTTCAACCGCCTCGACCTGCTCATCACAAGCGCCTCAAACTTTTTCCGCACTCCCCTGCTCGACGTGACCGAACCGGAATGGGACAGCCTCGTCGATACCAATCTCAAAGGTGCATTCTTCACGATGCAACAGGCTTCGCGGATCATGCTGAAACAGCCGTTCGTCTCACGCATCATCACGATGACCGATATTTCAGCAAATCTCGTTTGGCGCAACTACGCGCCGTACACGGTCTCGAAGTCGGGCATCCAGCACCTCACGAGAATTTTCGCCAAGGAAATGGCTCCAAAAATTCTTGTCAACTCCATTGCGCCGGGCACCATCTCGGCCTACTCCGGGCGCGACGAGGAGCCGGAAGCCGACCTTGTCGGCAAAATCCCGCTGGAGCGCCTCGGCGACCCGATGGACATCGTCATGGCAATCCGGTTCCTGATGGAAACCGAATACATCACCGGCCAGGTGATCAACGTGGACGGCGGGCGGATGTTGTTCTGAGCGGCGGCCCGGCTTGCCTATCCGACCGATCGGCTGGATATGTCTGATCTTGTCCCCGGCTCCGCCTTCCTCTTCCGTTATTTTTTTATATTCAAGCAGTAATCAGCCCGCAAACCTATTATTCCATCCACTACCATGGAACATCAGATACCGGTCAACGATACTTCCCAGGAGCAGCCCAAAACTGGCCCTGCTGTTCATGATGAAATTCCTGAGCCGTTCAGGAAGATCAGCCAGAAAGTTTCGGAAGCTTTCAGCGAATTCAAGGAGAGCGAAACCTGGGAAAAAATGCTTGACGCTCGCGACAAGGCTCGCGATTATATCACGGAAAATCCGGTGAACTCGTTCTTCTACGCCCTCGGCGCCGGCATGTTTCTTGGCTTTCTGCTGAAAAGGAAATAACAGGAAACCTATGATCGCATGAGCCGGATGAAACAGGAGCCTACCAACGTTAACCGTAAAGAGGAGCGGGAGCGCCAAAGAAAAGGCATTCCCGGACTGATCGACAGCACGGTGAGTTCAACCATCGATGACCTGAAGGCGATCATCGACGCCAAACTTGAGCTATTCAAAATAGAACTGACCGAAAAGGTGGCGCTGGTCAGCGCTTTCGTGCTGCTGCTCGTCGTGCTCATGATTGGCGTGGCCTACCTGATCACCACCATCGCCCTGCTTTTTGGCGAACTCTTCGGCCACGTCTGGCTTGGTTATCTCCTTGTAAGCATGGTATTTATCCTGACTTTTGCATTCTTTACCAAAGTCAAGCCGAATGCGCTGAAGAACTTCATCCATAAAATTCTTCTCTCCGCCAATGACTAAAGCAAATGACCCGATCAAAAACATCCAGTCGAGAATCGACGAGCTGGAACAGACGATAAACGAACGCGGGGAACAGATCAGGAAACGAACCCGGCAGTTGAAAGAGGATTTGCAGGCGGAGCTGTCACCGATGGAGATGCTCAAGCGGCACCCGGTGGAGGCAGCCGGAGCCTCCTTCGTTACCGGCATTGTTGCGGGCCGCGTGATCCGGTCGCTCTTCGGCAGAAAACCTCGCGCCGCAGCCATTCAACCTTCGGCAGAGAGCGCGCCTCAGGCAGCTCATGCTCCCCAGCAAAAACAGCCCTCGCAAATCGGAGTCGCCGTGGGAGCCATCGGCGTGGAACTCCTGCACGCCGCCAAAGACCTTGCAGTCACTTGGCTCAAAAGCCAGGTCGAGGCAAAGAAAAAGTAAAGCCGGTTTTTCAGATTGGTCAGATCAGACGAATCGGACTGATCCGACCGATCTGGCAAAAACCCGCCACCCCCTCTTCAATTCATCATTCAGCATTCATAATTCATAATGCTCTTCTCACCAGTTCGAGATCATCTGATTGAACAGGTCGTCTAAGGCCATGTTGTAGGCGCTCTGGATAGCGGTTTGCTGAGCGGTGTAATTTCCGGTCTGGTAATCGGCGAAGCCGACGAAGGTTTGCGAGAAGAGCTTGCTGTTTTTGACTTGGTCGTCGAAATCAGCTTGCAGCACAATGGTGATCCGGTTGGTCACTGCTCGCTCCGTAGCGCTGCCGAGCTGGCTTGGTTCGTCGCTGTAGGAGACGATTGCGCCCTTCAGCACCGCATCGGCGCGTGATGGATCTGGCTCGATCGAAAGCGTACTCTGCGATTCGATCTTGTTGATGAGACTTCGGGTAATGCCCTCCCTGAACTCCGCAATACCGGCCTGTGTGGTGTCATCGAACAGCGGCACGGCGACCGTGTGCAAATGCGGGGGAAGCGCTCCGCCAGAAAAGCTGTAGCATCCCTGCAAAATGAGCGTCACAAGTGTAAGAAGCACGAAAAGAGTTCCGGTCGTCTTGCGCATGGCTGTCGTGATTAATAAGTTTGCCGGTCGATTCTGTTGAACAGTTTACGAAACGGATAGCTCAGAAGCATCATCTTCTTGCGTTTTCCGTCAAGCGCGGAGAGATAGAGTCCCGTCTTGCCGTCGCTCCACGAAGATGCCATTTTGACAGCATATCGCACGGCCAGATCGGGGCTTTGTGCGAAGATGTCGAGAATGATATTGAAGGTTTTGAGCTGCTTTTGCAGTTCGGGCGTCGTCCGCTCCGGATGATTGATCTCTGTCCTGACCAGGCCTGGATGGAGCAGCATGATCGAAAGACCGGCGTTGCGGTACTCTTCAGCCATGGCAAAGGTGAAGCGAGCAATGGCCGCCTTGGTCGAGCCGTAGGCCGAAATAAAAGGGGTGTTCGAACCTTTGTCGGTGCCCGATCCAGCCATATTGATAATTTTGCCGCGCCTGCCTACCGACAGGAAGTAGCGGGCGGCGGCCCGGCTGCCATTGTAGGTACCCTTGAGGTTGGTGTCGATCACGCGGCTCCACACCGCCGGATCGCTGTCGCAGACGCTGGTGAAAGGGTCGGAGATTCCGGCGTTGTTGATAAAGCAGTCAAGCGCGCCGAACCGCCGAACGGCGGCATCGACGAGCGACTCGACGCTGGCATATGACGACACGTCACTGACGTGGCCATGAACCAAATCTTTGGGATATTCGCGGAGGGCGGCTTCGACATTCTCCTGACGGCTGGAGGTAATAACCACCTTGGCTCCCTGCCGGACGAACTCGCGGGCAATTGCCCTGCCGATGCCTTTGGTCGAGCCGGTGATAACGGCGACCCTGTTCTCAAGCTGTTTCATGACGACACGTTTCAGCCCCCGGCAGCGCCGCGTTTCAGTCCTGCTTCTTCAGCAAGCTTTGATCGACCATGGCCTGGAGTTCGGGATGGGTCTCGGCCCAGGTTTCAATTGAAATACCCTGCTCGATAGCCTCCCAAGCCTGCCTGATGCTTTTGGCGCCAGCTTTCGGCCCCATCGGATGGCCGAACACGCCGCGCCCCGGTACAAAGCCAAAGTCCACGTTGCCGACCTTTTCATACACGGTCTGAAGCGTCAGCGCTGAATCGCTGCCGCCGGGCACCGGAAGGCACGGCTTGATGCGACCCATCGGTTTGGTGCACTCGATCACGTTTTCGAGCACCTCCTCCTCGGGAGTCATCATGCGATCGCCGAAGCCGGGCATGATCACCGCGTCGAGACCGGCAAGGCGCTGCAACTTGGTCATCACCTTGGAGTGAATGCCATATTTTTCCATGCGGCTGAACGAGGCAATGAACGGAAAATGACCGATCAGCGGCACCTGCGTGTAGTTGCTGAGCATCCGGACGGCACTCAGTCCCACCGGAAGCGCATTGATGAGCAAGGCATTGGCTCCGTTGCGTACGGCAACATCGTGCTTCTCCATCAGGCTGTCCACCTCGTCAGTGATGTTGGCCAGGTAAATCTTGGGTTCACCGGTCTCGGCTTCGGCCTTGCGCCGCGCCTTACCGAGATGAGCCGCACGCTCTTCGATGCTCGACCAGGTCACATCGGCCAGCATCTCATCATCCTTGGCGATATCGAGTCCGCCCAGCCAGCTCTGGTAGGCGATCTCGGCAAACTCCCCAGGACTGAGACCGATATTTGGTTTGACGACCCCAAAGAAGATCGGACGCCCGTGAGCGTTGAGAATGTCGCGCAACCCCTCGATGCCGAACTTCGGCCCCTCGAAATCGGCGAGGTAGGTGTCGGGAAAGTGAATGTCCATCAGCTTCACCACCGGTACGCCCGGCGTGAAGTAGGTGCCCTCGCCGCAAACGGCGGTCAGAAGATTGGGAATCTTCGGCCCGAAATTGCAGTGCGGATGAGCAATCGTCACGCGACAGGCATGAATCTTGCCGGTCTCGGAGTGCTTGACCGGATAGCTGAGCTGCTCAAGCTCCTCGATCACCTCGTAATCGATCACCTTGGCGGCGTGCACCAAACGGAAATCCTCATCGACGCCGACCCTCTTCCACTGAGCAGTTGACTGCTCGCTGCAGAAATGGGCAAGCGCCGTCTCTATATCCCCGACAGATTCGAGGTAGTAGTCGAGAACGAGGTATTGCTCCATGTCGAGCGATTCCCTGGAAGCAAAAAAACCTTTGACGTCTTCAGCATTCATAATTTGATCCGGTCAGCCACTGCACAGTTATAAAATTTGGGAGGTGGCTGGAGCCGCCTCCCGGTTGACAATCAAGGCGGAACAGCGCCGCCACAGAAATCACTTCGCGGCCACGAGCGTATTAAAGTACTCGTAAGCTTCGTTCGGGGTGAATCCCTCGTGAACGATCTTGTTGACTGCGAGCATCATCTCTTCGGGATTGTCGCTCTGGAAGATGTTGCGGCCCATATCGACACCTGCCGCACCCTCCTGAATAGCGTTGTACGACATGGTCAGCGCGTCGAGCTCGGGAATTTTCTTGCCGCCAGCCATTACGATCGGCACCGGGCAGGAGGCGATGACGGTCTCGAAATCTTCCGGCACATAGTAGGTCTTGACGATCTGAGCACCAAGTTCCGCGCAGATGCGGGTGGCGAGGCGGAAGTACTTCGCGTCGCGCACCATGTCCTTGCCGACAGCGGTCACGGCCATCGTCGGAATGCCATAGCGCAGGCCCATATCGACCAGTTTGGTCATGTTGTGGATCGAACGGGTCTCGTACTCGCCGCCAATGAAGACCTGAAGCGTGATGCAGGCCACGTTCATGCGGATGGCGTCCTCGATGTCAACGGCCAGCTCCTCGTCCGACAGCTCCTTGAGAATGCTCGGGCCGCCGCTGCACCGCATGACGACCGCTTTGGTGAGGCTCGGCGGCACGGTGGTGCGCAGCATGCCGCGGGTCAGCATGATGGCGTCGGCGTGCTTCATGAGCGGCACGATGTTCACGTCGGGGCGTTCGAGGCCGGTGGTCGGCCCCTGGAAGTAACCGTGGTCGATGGCGAACATCACCGTCTTGCCGGTATCGGGACGGAAAATCCTCGAAAGGCGGTTCTTCATGCCCCAGTCGAGCGAGTGAGCGCCTTTAAGAAAAAAGCCGTGGGTATTGACCGGAATGTCGGTGTAATACTCTTTCGCCTGTTTGTCCTTATCGTACTCCGCCATCGTGTGATCTCCTGGTTCGGTTATGGTTTTAAATGAAAAGCTACGCTATTGATTACCGCAGCGCGGCGGCGATGTTGCCTCCGTCCACCGTGGTGATCGAGCCGGTCGTCTTGGTTTCGAGCGCCAGATGGACGAACGCATCCGCCACATCCTCCGCCGACACTTCGAGGCCGAGCAGATTGCCGGCCATATAATCTCTTTCGGAAAGGCCGCGCGCCGCCGAACGGGCCTTGATCATCTCCGGCGTGAGCAGGCCGCTGCGAATGCGGTCGGCGTTGACGCCGTTGGCGCGGATACCGTCGCGCCCGTGATCGAGCGCGTACTGTCGGAGCAAAAAGAGCGTCGCGGCTTTGGGCAGACCGTACGGGCCAAAATCCGGACCGGGATTGACCGCCTGCTTGGAAACGTTGTAAAGCAGCACACCACCGATGCCCTGACGGCGCATGATCCTGACAGCGTTCTGCGAAACGGTCTGGTGCGAGAAGAAGTTCAATTCAAAGCTCCTGCGGAGCAGCTCGTCGGAGACATCACCAATTCTGCCCTGCCATGCGACGCCGACGTTCGAGACGACGATGTCGAGGCCGCCGAAGGTGCGGCAGACCGTGTCGAACGCCTCGCGAACCGCAGCGGCATTCGTGACGTCGCACGGAATCGTGAGCGTGCCGGAGCCGAGTTCAGCCGCAGCCTTTTCGAGCGCGGCCGGATCGATATCCATGATGACAATCTCCGCGCCTTTGGCCTTGAACGCCTTCGCCGTGGCAAGGCCGATGGCACCCGCGCCGCCGGTGACGAGCGCCACCTTGCCAGCGAACTCGCCGCCGTTATGGCTCTTGCGCACCTTGGCCTGCTCCATATCCCAGTACTCGATCTCAAAAGCCTCCTTCTCGGAGATCGACTCGAAGCAACCGATCGACTCGGCGTCGAGCATCGCCACCGCCGAGTGCTCGGCGATATCCGCCGTGAGCTTCGCGTCGGCTGCCGAAAGGCCCAGGCCAAACAGCCCCAGCCCCGGCACCAGCACCACGCGCGGCATCGGATCGATCATGGAAACATCCATGCCGGTCGCCTGCTGCTGGCGCTCGAAGTAGCTGCGATACTCCTCCGTGAAGCGTTTGGCGCGCGCCCTGAGTTCCTTGCCGAACCCTTCAAGATCGGCGGCATCCGGTGCCGGAGCCACAAGGGGGTGATTCTTGGTGCGAATGATGAAATCCGGCGTCATCGCCCCTTTTTTGCTGAACGCTTCGAGGTCGGCGATCTTGAGATAATCGAGCAGCGCGGGCGAGGTTCTGAATTCAAGCACGAAGCTCTGGTAATCCTTCTCACCGGGGGTTTTCTCAAACGAACACGCGCCGCGCACAATGGGGGCAACCTCTTCGACGCTGGCGATCGCTGTCGGCATCGGAGCCGAAGCGAACACCTTGCGGGCGGCGGAAGCGATGCGCTCCTCGATGCGGTTGACGCCGTCGATCATGCGATCATACGCCTCCTTGGCCGAATCACCGAAGGTCACCAGACCATGCTTGTGCAGCACGAGCCCCTCGATAGAGGGATTCTTCTCGTATGCGTCATGGGCGAGATTGGCCAGGCCGAGACCAGGCTGGATGTAGGGAACCTGTCCGTAGCCATCGCCAAGTGCCTCGCGGCAAAGACGCTCGCCATCGGTCTGGTTGCTCAGCGTGAGCAGGGCCAGCGAGTGGGTATGGAGAATGTAGCGGTGTGGCAGAAAGGCGTGGAGCAGCGTCTCGATCGACGGGCTTAGCGACCGGCTCACCATGTGATCGGTCAGGGTAAAGAGGTTGAGATAGAGGAAATTCTTGAACTCCCTGGTCGAGAAACGGCGGATATCCTCCTCGCTGTGCCGCTGCCCGGACTCGTACATCTTTTGGAGCTTGCGGAGAGGATCGATGCGCACCGGCGTGAAATCTCCGGCATCGACCGACGCCAGATTGACGCCGCTCGCCTTGATGAAGATGACGTTGACATGGTTGCCGATAAAATCGGTCAGTTCGCACTTCACGGAGGTATTGCCGCCGCCGTGCATGACCAGCCGGTCATCCTTGCCCAGCAGCCTCGACGCATAGACCAGCTCTACCAGTTCCGCGGGAGTATCGGCGGCGTCGATACGGCCAGCCTCCATCATGTTCAGATCGGACTCGTTCCAGAGATTCTTCATAAGGATTGAACTATTCCTGTAATCACGGTTAAAGTTGCGATGCGCTGCTCAGGAATGCTGACCCTGTATTTTTTTCGCATGACGCTTCTGGATCAGAAAACCTGACACATAGATCAGGATAAAGCCCGGAATGACCAGGCCAAGAAAAAGAGTATGATCTTCCGCTGTTTTGAGCTGTCCGGATGACCAGATCATCCAGACAAGCACGAACCAGACCGGCCCGACAGCGAGAAACATCGCATTCCAGAGCGTCTTGAAACTGTAATTCATAATCGGCGCAAGCTATGCTGACAAGCGGCAAAACAGGACGGAGATCAGATCGCCCCCTGCCCCTTCAGCTTTCGTTCGTTGTTTTTTTCGAGAATGATCCTCACCAGATACTGCAAGGCGTTGAGCACATAGGTCAGGTATGCGATGTACGCCTCGACGACCAGCACATGCTCTGGATACTCCATCCACGCCATCACGAAATAGAGCAGGTGGAAAAAGGCCGCTACGGTGCTGCCCACATCCTCCCAAAGAAACTCTTTGGAGTAGATCCAATGGTTGAAAATCTCCTTCTCGAAAAACATGCCCGTGATAAAGAGAATGGCGAAAAAGAGGGTCTTGAACAGAATGGCAATGCTGATCCAGTAAAAATCGATGCCGGCCAGATTGAAATAGTAAAGGGTATTGAGCGTTATGCCACCAAGAAAGATGAAAAACTGTATGGGCGCGAGAATGATCTGGATGTCGGTCCAGACCGATGCGTTGCGTTTGGCGAGCTGTTCAGGTGTATAGCGAGGCATGAAGTCTTTTGCTTGCAACTGGTTTGGACGATTGAAACAGCCTCCCGAGCTGTATGAAGCAGGGAATATAGTAAAATCCGGATAGCCTGAAAAACACATGAAAACCGAAATTGCACCGATGTAACCATCTTTATTACGGCATTGACGCAATTGTCATAACCGGAATATTTTGCTAAATTTGGCAGGTTTTGTAGGTTTCATCAGACAGGTTGAACGCCCTGAAACACGCTCATTTCAAACCGGGCAATCCTGCAATACAGAGTCATGGTTTTTTCGATCAATCCGGTTTTTTCACCTGATGCAATCTCCTGACCCAGCAGCCACCCGGCCCCTGAAAATCCTGCTCATATCCCCGCAGGGCAAAATGGATGACGACAGCAACCAGAAGCCCCTCTTCCACATGGCGCTCGGCGTGCTCACCAGCCTGACGCCGCCCCAGCATCACATCGAACTCGTGGACGAGCACTTCCACGACAAGATCAACTACGATGGCGACTACGACATGGTCGGCATCACCTCGCGAACCATCGAAGCAACCCGCGCCTACGAGATCGCCGACGAGTTCCGCAAGCGCGGCAAAACCGTGGTGCTCGGCGGCCTGCATATTTCGTTCAACCCCGAAGAGGCCGCGGCTCACGCAGACTGTATCGTGGTTGGCGAGGCCGACAATCTCTGGACGACCCTGCTCGACGATGTAGCCAATAACCGGCTTAAAGAACGTTACGACTCCAAGGATTTTCCGCCGGTCAAAGCGATCACGCCGCTCGATTACGCCAGAATTGCCAAAGCCTCGAAGCGCACCAAGGTCGATGGCACCAAATCGATTCCGATTTACGTCACTCGCGGCTGCCCGTTCAACTGCTCTTTTTGCGTCACGCCAAACTTCACCGGAAAGCAGTACCGCGTACAGGATCCCAAGTTGCTGAAGCATCAGATCGAGGAGGCCAAAAAGTACTTCTTCAAGGCAAACGGCAAGAACTCAAAGCCCTGGTTCATGCTGACCGACGAGAACCTCGGCATCAACAAGAAGAAGCTCTGGGAGTCGCTCGACCTGCTCAAGGAGTGCGACATCACCTTCAGCGTCTTCCTCAGCATCAACTTCCTTGAAGACCCGACCACGGTCAAAAAGCTGGTGGATGCCGGATGCAACTTCGTGCTGGCCGGTCTCGAATCGATCAAGCAGAGCACACTCGAAGCCTACAACAAAGGCCACGTCAACTCGGCTGAAAAGTACTCGAAGATCATCGAGGACTGCCGCAAAGCCGGTTTGAACATCCAGGGAAACTTCCTTTTCAACCCGGCCATCGACACCTTCGAGGACATCGACGAGCTGGTACAATTCGTGAAAAAGAACCACATCTTCATGCCCATCTTCCAGATCATCACCCCCTATCCGGGTACGCAGATGTACCATGAATACAGGGAAAGCGGGCTGATCACCATCGAGGACTGGGAAAAGTACAACGCCCTGCACCTGGTCATCAAGTCCGATCGCTACGAGCCGCTGCTCTTCCAGTACAAGGTTCTCAAGAGCTACGTCGAGGTCTATACGTGGAAAGAGATTCTGCTCAGAACCCTCTACAATCCGAGGAAACTGATCAACCTGGTCACCAGCATCGCCTTCAAAAAGCACCTGGCCGCCCAGTTAAAGGCCTTCGAGCGTAACCACAAGATGAACCCAGCCATGCTTTCAGGCGTGAAACCGGTCATGAATGGATGAGGGAAAAAAGAGTTCAGCGCTCGACCATGCCTTGCGGCTCCTGGCTGGAAGGGCCCACGGCAGGGCTGAACTCGAATCCAAGCTGAAGAAAAAAGGGTTCGATTCCGAATCGATCGCCAAAGCTCTTGCAAGACTCGACGAGCTCAACCTCACCGACGACCGCGCTTTCGCGCAAAGCTGCACAGCGAGCATGGCCCGCCGCAAGCCTGAAGGCCGCCTCAAGACCCGCGCCCGCCTCAAGCAGAAAGGGCTCCCCGATAACATCATCGACGAAGCGCTCAACGGCTGTGACCAGACCGAGTTGTGCCGGTCAGCCGCCGAAAAAAAGCTGCGAACCCTCCCGGCCTCCCCTGACCAGAAAAAGAAAAAACTCATCACCTTTCTCAAGAACCGCGGTTTCGACTGGGAAACCATTCGTGAAACGGTGAAGCTGGTGTTGGGCGAAGAATCGGCCAGATCCGACCAATTGGACTGATCT
The nucleotide sequence above comes from Chlorobaculum tepidum TLS. Encoded proteins:
- a CDS encoding SDR family NAD(P)-dependent oxidoreductase; this encodes MSVSGKKVCFMTGASGKLGSEIALAIAGQGYSIFFTWQHSEKKAKETLEKIRWVSPESQMVRCDVSNIAEIEKAFAIFSEHFNRLDLLITSASNFFRTPLLDVTEPEWDSLVDTNLKGAFFTMQQASRIMLKQPFVSRIITMTDISANLVWRNYAPYTVSKSGIQHLTRIFAKEMAPKILVNSIAPGTISAYSGRDEEPEADLVGKIPLERLGDPMDIVMAIRFLMETEYITGQVINVDGGRMLF
- a CDS encoding DUF883 family protein, producing MEHQIPVNDTSQEQPKTGPAVHDEIPEPFRKISQKVSEAFSEFKESETWEKMLDARDKARDYITENPVNSFFYALGAGMFLGFLLKRK
- a CDS encoding phage holin family protein, with the protein product MSRMKQEPTNVNRKEERERQRKGIPGLIDSTVSSTIDDLKAIIDAKLELFKIELTEKVALVSAFVLLLVVLMIGVAYLITTIALLFGELFGHVWLGYLLVSMVFILTFAFFTKVKPNALKNFIHKILLSAND
- a CDS encoding LptE family protein: MRKTTGTLFVLLTLVTLILQGCYSFSGGALPPHLHTVAVPLFDDTTQAGIAEFREGITRSLINKIESQSTLSIEPDPSRADAVLKGAIVSYSDEPSQLGSATERAVTNRITIVLQADFDDQVKNSKLFSQTFVGFADYQTGNYTAQQTAIQSAYNMALDDLFNQMISNW
- a CDS encoding SDR family NAD(P)-dependent oxidoreductase, with protein sequence MKQLENRVAVITGSTKGIGRAIAREFVRQGAKVVITSSRQENVEAALREYPKDLVHGHVSDVSSYASVESLVDAAVRRFGALDCFINNAGISDPFTSVCDSDPAVWSRVIDTNLKGTYNGSRAAARYFLSVGRRGKIINMAGSGTDKGSNTPFISAYGSTKAAIARFTFAMAEEYRNAGLSIMLLHPGLVRTEINHPERTTPELQKQLKTFNIILDIFAQSPDLAVRYAVKMASSWSDGKTGLYLSALDGKRKKMMLLSYPFRKLFNRIDRQTY
- a CDS encoding RuBisCO large subunit C-terminal-like domain-containing protein; translated protein: MNAEDVKGFFASRESLDMEQYLVLDYYLESVGDIETALAHFCSEQSTAQWKRVGVDEDFRLVHAAKVIDYEVIEELEQLSYPVKHSETGKIHACRVTIAHPHCNFGPKIPNLLTAVCGEGTYFTPGVPVVKLMDIHFPDTYLADFEGPKFGIEGLRDILNAHGRPIFFGVVKPNIGLSPGEFAEIAYQSWLGGLDIAKDDEMLADVTWSSIEERAAHLGKARRKAEAETGEPKIYLANITDEVDSLMEKHDVAVRNGANALLINALPVGLSAVRMLSNYTQVPLIGHFPFIASFSRMEKYGIHSKVMTKLQRLAGLDAVIMPGFGDRMMTPEEEVLENVIECTKPMGRIKPCLPVPGGSDSALTLQTVYEKVGNVDFGFVPGRGVFGHPMGPKAGAKSIRQAWEAIEQGISIETWAETHPELQAMVDQSLLKKQD
- the lsrF gene encoding 3-hydroxy-5-phosphonooxypentane-2,4-dione thiolase, with the translated sequence MAEYDKDKQAKEYYTDIPVNTHGFFLKGAHSLDWGMKNRLSRIFRPDTGKTVMFAIDHGYFQGPTTGLERPDVNIVPLMKHADAIMLTRGMLRTTVPPSLTKAVVMRCSGGPSILKELSDEELAVDIEDAIRMNVACITLQVFIGGEYETRSIHNMTKLVDMGLRYGIPTMAVTAVGKDMVRDAKYFRLATRICAELGAQIVKTYYVPEDFETVIASCPVPIVMAGGKKIPELDALTMSYNAIQEGAAGVDMGRNIFQSDNPEEMMLAVNKIVHEGFTPNEAYEYFNTLVAAK
- a CDS encoding bifunctional aldolase/short-chain dehydrogenase; amino-acid sequence: MKNLWNESDLNMMEAGRIDAADTPAELVELVYASRLLGKDDRLVMHGGGNTSVKCELTDFIGNHVNVIFIKASGVNLASVDAGDFTPVRIDPLRKLQKMYESGQRHSEEDIRRFSTREFKNFLYLNLFTLTDHMVSRSLSPSIETLLHAFLPHRYILHTHSLALLTLSNQTDGERLCREALGDGYGQVPYIQPGLGLANLAHDAYEKNPSIEGLVLHKHGLVTFGDSAKEAYDRMIDGVNRIEERIASAARKVFASAPMPTAIASVEEVAPIVRGACSFEKTPGEKDYQSFVLEFRTSPALLDYLKIADLEAFSKKGAMTPDFIIRTKNHPLVAPAPDAADLEGFGKELRARAKRFTEEYRSYFERQQQATGMDVSMIDPMPRVVLVPGLGLFGLGLSAADAKLTADIAEHSAVAMLDAESIGCFESISEKEAFEIEYWDMEQAKVRKSHNGGEFAGKVALVTGGAGAIGLATAKAFKAKGAEIVIMDIDPAALEKAAAELGSGTLTIPCDVTNAAAVREAFDTVCRTFGGLDIVVSNVGVAWQGRIGDVSDELLRRSFELNFFSHQTVSQNAVRIMRRQGIGGVLLYNVSKQAVNPGPDFGPYGLPKAATLFLLRQYALDHGRDGIRANGVNADRIRSGLLTPEMIKARSAARGLSERDYMAGNLLGLEVSAEDVADAFVHLALETKTTGSITTVDGGNIAAALR
- the bchF gene encoding 2-vinyl bacteriochlorophyllide hydratase codes for the protein MPRYTPEQLAKRNASVWTDIQIILAPIQFFIFLGGITLNTLYYFNLAGIDFYWISIAILFKTLFFAILFITGMFFEKEIFNHWIYSKEFLWEDVGSTVAAFFHLLYFVMAWMEYPEHVLVVEAYIAYLTYVLNALQYLVRIILEKNNERKLKGQGAI
- a CDS encoding B12-binding domain-containing radical SAM protein, yielding MQSPDPAATRPLKILLISPQGKMDDDSNQKPLFHMALGVLTSLTPPQHHIELVDEHFHDKINYDGDYDMVGITSRTIEATRAYEIADEFRKRGKTVVLGGLHISFNPEEAAAHADCIVVGEADNLWTTLLDDVANNRLKERYDSKDFPPVKAITPLDYARIAKASKRTKVDGTKSIPIYVTRGCPFNCSFCVTPNFTGKQYRVQDPKLLKHQIEEAKKYFFKANGKNSKPWFMLTDENLGINKKKLWESLDLLKECDITFSVFLSINFLEDPTTVKKLVDAGCNFVLAGLESIKQSTLEAYNKGHVNSAEKYSKIIEDCRKAGLNIQGNFLFNPAIDTFEDIDELVQFVKKNHIFMPIFQIITPYPGTQMYHEYRESGLITIEDWEKYNALHLVIKSDRYEPLLFQYKVLKSYVEVYTWKEILLRTLYNPRKLINLVTSIAFKKHLAAQLKAFERNHKMNPAMLSGVKPVMNG
- the recX gene encoding recombination regulator RecX, with protein sequence MDEGKKSSALDHALRLLAGRAHGRAELESKLKKKGFDSESIAKALARLDELNLTDDRAFAQSCTASMARRKPEGRLKTRARLKQKGLPDNIIDEALNGCDQTELCRSAAEKKLRTLPASPDQKKKKLITFLKNRGFDWETIRETVKLVLGEESARSDQLD